A region from the Thermus hydrothermalis genome encodes:
- a CDS encoding ABC transporter substrate-binding protein, protein MALATLLGLALAQNPSLRGEITVWSWDIAAKALEATIPSFNKLYPNVKVKVVDLGNQQVFDRGLAGCAAGGVDLPDVYSVENNEAEVFWSRFPNCFTDLAGLGAANLRKEFPEFKWTELTMGNRIYAIPWDSGPVVIFYRRDLYQQAGVDPSKIETWDDFNPSCYLSPGSEKIVAA, encoded by the coding sequence ATGGCGTTGGCAACCCTTTTGGGGTTGGCTTTGGCGCAGAACCCTTCGTTGCGCGGCGAGATTACCGTATGGAGCTGGGACATTGCTGCCAAGGCTTTGGAAGCCACCATTCCGAGCTTCAACAAGCTTTATCCCAACGTGAAGGTGAAGGTGGTGGACCTGGGCAACCAGCAGGTCTTTGACCGGGGCTTGGCGGGGTGCGCCGCTGGTGGGGTGGATCTGCCCGATGTCTATTCGGTAGAAAACAACGAGGCGGAAGTGTTTTGGAGCCGTTTCCCCAACTGCTTCACGGACCTAGCTGGGCTTGGTGCGGCCAACTTGAGAAAGGAATTTCCCGAGTTCAAGTGGACCGAGCTCACCATGGGGAACCGGATCTACGCCATCCCCTGGGATTCTGGTCCCGTGGTAATCTTTTACCGCAGGGACCTTTACCAACAGGCTGGCGTTGACCCCAGCAAGATAGAGACTTGGGATGACTTTAACCCAAGTTGCTACCTATCCCCTGGATCTGAAAAAATAGTGGCCGCTAT
- the ddl gene encoding D-alanine--D-alanine ligase, producing the protein MAEPTVLLLAGGQSPEHEVSLLSAEGVLRHMPFPTELAVIAKDGRWLLGKEAEAALEAKVAPEGRYPFPPPLDWDRYQVVFPLLHGRFGEDGTVQGFLELLGKPYVGAGVAASALCMDKDLSKRVLAQAGIPVVPWVALYRGERPFIPFEPPFFVKPANTGSSIGIARVEDYAHLEEALAEAFRHDVKAVVEKALEGVRELEVGVLGNLLGEASPVGEVRYQAPFYDYETKYTPGRAELLIPAPLDPGTQETVQELALKAYRLLGIRGMARVDFFLADGELYLNEVNTIPGFTPTSMYPRLFEAGGLPYPELLRRLVALALA; encoded by the coding sequence ATGGCCGAGCCCACCGTTTTGCTCCTCGCCGGGGGACAAAGCCCGGAGCACGAGGTTTCCCTGCTTTCCGCCGAGGGCGTCCTTCGCCACATGCCCTTTCCCACGGAGCTTGCCGTCATCGCCAAGGATGGGCGCTGGCTTTTGGGGAAGGAGGCGGAGGCCGCCCTGGAGGCTAAGGTGGCGCCCGAGGGCCGCTATCCCTTTCCGCCTCCCCTGGACTGGGACCGGTACCAGGTGGTCTTTCCCCTCCTCCACGGCCGCTTCGGGGAGGACGGGACGGTGCAGGGCTTTTTGGAGCTCTTGGGCAAGCCCTATGTGGGGGCGGGGGTGGCGGCGAGCGCCCTTTGCATGGATAAGGATTTGTCCAAGCGGGTCCTGGCCCAGGCGGGCATCCCTGTGGTCCCCTGGGTGGCCCTTTACCGGGGGGAGAGGCCTTTTATCCCCTTTGAGCCGCCCTTTTTCGTGAAGCCCGCCAACACCGGCTCCAGCATCGGCATCGCCCGGGTGGAGGACTACGCCCACCTGGAAGAGGCCTTGGCGGAAGCCTTCCGCCACGACGTCAAGGCGGTGGTGGAAAAGGCTCTGGAAGGGGTGCGGGAGCTGGAGGTGGGCGTTTTGGGGAACCTCCTGGGCGAGGCGAGCCCCGTGGGGGAGGTGCGCTACCAGGCCCCCTTTTACGACTACGAGACCAAGTACACCCCGGGCCGGGCGGAGCTTTTGATCCCCGCCCCTTTGGACCCGGGAACCCAGGAAACGGTGCAGGAGCTGGCCCTAAAGGCCTACCGCCTCCTCGGCATCCGGGGCATGGCCCGGGTGGACTTCTTCCTGGCGGATGGGGAGCTTTACCTGAACGAGGTGAACACCATTCCCGGCTTCACGCCCACCAGCATGTACCCCAGGCTCTTTGAGGCGGGCGGGTTGCCTTACCCCGAACTCCTTCGGCGGCTGGTGGCGCTGGCCTTGGCCTAA
- a CDS encoding glycoside hydrolase family 2 TIM barrel-domain containing protein: protein MRLKSALFLAHPAREPEALPEEGWREVALPHQWTLEGLEAEVGWYRLALPEGGPRRFLRSFGDYYQEAWLEGRFLGRHEGYFFPWLLELPPGKELYLRVSAPKEPLGQWPRFKRQIKGVLGQHDCRPGGTSPRGQERGTGGLWGGVEVVFREEVALLHLTHRLHPRPGGWRLLVRLLLDAPRLFAERVLLRLFPENFPGEVWTKEVELRGDAGRGYREVVWDLPEMPLWEVWERGFPHLFRLEAELAQARVSAPLGFRTLAWDGEGWLLLNGRRLFLRGTNHIPTQWLAAYSQALAEKDVALMKEAGLNAVRVHAHLTHPVFYEVCDREGVLVWQDFPLQWGYAPDEAFAEEAVRQVRAMVEHYGAHPSIYLWCAQNEPTHNRHALGPLLAAELRAQDPSRLVKEASDFREHPYPGWYWGHLRDFLALPGAPLPSEFGAQALPRAELLRRVLGEAAWPPKWEVWAYHNFQPHETFRVAGVEMGTSLESFVENSQAYQARLLSFAIHAYRRAKGKVVGYFQFLFAEPWEGITWAVLDVERIPKKGFYALKEASSPVLLSLVPYRERLGVGGVPLWEAWLVNDLERSLTLRVVLALEGPAALPLWEGEVALAGGEVRRFFSLGELWESSLEGQERLAKVAEALRTLPPGAYRLVGEAWEGERLWSRQVVELVYLEPLVPPGVAW from the coding sequence ATGAGGCTCAAAAGCGCCCTTTTCTTGGCCCACCCGGCAAGGGAACCGGAGGCGCTCCCCGAGGAGGGCTGGCGGGAGGTGGCCCTGCCCCACCAGTGGACCCTCGAGGGCCTGGAGGCGGAGGTGGGCTGGTACCGCCTCGCCCTGCCCGAGGGAGGTCCACGGCGGTTTCTGCGCTCCTTTGGCGACTACTACCAGGAGGCCTGGCTGGAGGGCCGCTTTTTGGGGAGGCACGAGGGCTACTTTTTCCCCTGGCTTCTGGAGCTTCCCCCAGGGAAGGAGCTCTACCTGCGGGTTTCCGCCCCCAAAGAGCCCTTGGGCCAGTGGCCCCGCTTTAAGCGGCAGATCAAGGGGGTTTTGGGCCAGCACGACTGCCGGCCCGGGGGGACTAGCCCCCGGGGGCAGGAACGGGGCACGGGGGGGCTATGGGGTGGGGTGGAGGTGGTTTTCCGGGAGGAGGTGGCCCTCCTCCACCTCACCCATCGGCTCCACCCCAGGCCCGGGGGCTGGCGGCTCCTCGTGCGGCTTCTTCTGGATGCCCCGAGGCTTTTTGCGGAGCGGGTTTTGCTCCGCCTTTTTCCGGAGAACTTCCCCGGGGAGGTGTGGACCAAGGAGGTGGAGCTGCGGGGGGATGCGGGGCGAGGGTACCGGGAGGTGGTGTGGGACCTGCCGGAGATGCCCCTTTGGGAGGTGTGGGAGCGGGGCTTTCCCCACCTCTTCCGCCTCGAGGCCGAACTGGCCCAGGCCCGGGTTTCCGCACCCTTGGGTTTCCGCACCCTGGCTTGGGATGGGGAGGGCTGGCTTCTCCTAAATGGGAGGCGGCTTTTCCTGCGGGGCACCAACCACATCCCCACCCAGTGGCTTGCCGCCTACTCCCAGGCCTTGGCGGAGAAGGACGTGGCCTTGATGAAGGAGGCGGGGCTCAACGCCGTTCGCGTCCACGCCCACCTCACCCACCCGGTCTTTTACGAGGTGTGCGACCGGGAAGGGGTTCTGGTCTGGCAGGACTTTCCCCTGCAGTGGGGCTATGCCCCGGACGAAGCCTTCGCCGAAGAGGCGGTGCGCCAGGTGCGGGCCATGGTGGAACACTACGGGGCGCACCCTTCCATCTACCTTTGGTGCGCCCAAAACGAGCCCACCCATAACCGCCACGCCTTGGGACCCCTTTTGGCGGCGGAGCTTCGGGCCCAGGACCCGAGCCGCTTGGTGAAGGAGGCCTCCGATTTCCGGGAGCACCCTTACCCCGGGTGGTACTGGGGGCACCTCAGGGACTTCTTGGCCCTGCCGGGGGCCCCGCTGCCCTCGGAGTTTGGGGCCCAGGCCCTTCCCCGGGCGGAGCTTTTGCGCCGGGTCTTGGGGGAGGCCGCCTGGCCCCCGAAGTGGGAGGTGTGGGCCTACCACAACTTTCAGCCCCACGAAACTTTCCGGGTGGCGGGGGTGGAGATGGGGACGTCCTTGGAAAGCTTCGTGGAAAACTCCCAGGCCTACCAAGCCCGGCTCCTTTCCTTCGCCATCCACGCCTACCGCCGGGCCAAGGGGAAGGTGGTGGGCTACTTCCAGTTCCTCTTCGCCGAGCCCTGGGAGGGGATTACCTGGGCGGTTTTGGATGTGGAGCGCATCCCCAAGAAGGGCTTTTACGCCCTTAAGGAGGCGAGTAGCCCTGTTCTCCTTTCCCTGGTGCCCTACCGTGAGCGGCTAGGGGTGGGCGGCGTGCCCCTGTGGGAGGCTTGGCTGGTGAACGACCTGGAGCGCTCCCTTACCCTGCGGGTGGTCCTGGCCCTGGAGGGGCCGGCGGCTTTGCCCCTTTGGGAGGGCGAGGTGGCGCTGGCGGGGGGAGAGGTGCGGCGGTTTTTCAGCCTGGGCGAGCTTTGGGAAAGCTCCTTGGAAGGGCAGGAGCGGCTTGCGAAGGTGGCCGAAGCCTTGCGAACGCTTCCCCCGGGGGCGTACCGCCTGGTGGGGGAGGCTTGGGAGGGCGAAAGGCTGTGGTCGCGGCAGGTGGTGGAGCTGGTTTACCTGGAGCCCTTGGTGCCGCCCGGAGTGGCTTGGTAG
- a CDS encoding DeoR/GlpR family DNA-binding transcription regulator, which yields MPTLEAEARRAKILELLKDKGQVRVAELAKLLGVSQVTVRSDLDALERSGRLRRLRGGAVLWEARRAELPLEITRTLHAREKEAIGKKAASLVKDGDVILLDVGSTTTEMAKALSPNLRDVVVITSALNIALLLESHPGITVIVTGGRLRPLQHSLVNPFGTLLLEELNADKAFLGCNGVHPERGFTNTNLEEAEVKKAMVRAAREVYFLADHSKLLQVAAARIAPLEAATALITDRKAGKETLETLRQAGLRVEIA from the coding sequence ATGCCCACCCTCGAGGCCGAAGCCCGTCGGGCAAAGATCCTAGAACTCCTTAAGGACAAGGGGCAGGTGCGCGTGGCCGAGCTGGCCAAACTGCTGGGGGTTTCCCAGGTCACGGTCCGGTCAGATCTGGACGCCCTGGAACGAAGCGGCCGTCTCAGGCGGCTACGGGGTGGGGCGGTCCTTTGGGAGGCCCGTCGTGCGGAGCTTCCCTTAGAGATCACCCGTACCCTTCACGCCCGGGAAAAGGAAGCCATTGGCAAAAAGGCGGCAAGCCTGGTCAAAGATGGGGACGTCATCCTCCTGGATGTGGGGTCCACTACCACGGAAATGGCCAAAGCCCTCTCTCCCAACCTGCGGGACGTGGTGGTCATCACAAGCGCCCTCAACATCGCCCTGCTTCTGGAAAGCCATCCAGGCATAACGGTCATCGTCACCGGAGGAAGGCTTAGGCCCCTGCAACATTCCCTGGTAAACCCCTTCGGCACCCTCCTTCTGGAAGAGCTCAACGCCGACAAGGCCTTTCTGGGGTGCAACGGCGTCCACCCGGAGCGGGGCTTCACCAATACCAACCTCGAGGAGGCGGAGGTCAAGAAGGCCATGGTCCGGGCTGCCAGGGAAGTGTATTTCCTAGCGGACCACTCCAAGCTCCTCCAGGTGGCCGCAGCCCGCATTGCCCCCCTCGAGGCCGCCACCGCCCTCATCACGGACCGCAAAGCGGGAAAGGAAACCTTGGAAACACTTCGCCAAGCCGGGCTCCGGGTGGAAATCGCCTAA
- the pth gene encoding aminoacyl-tRNA hydrolase, translating into MFLVVGQGNPGERYAHTRHNVGFMVLDRLGLSFRKKGEALLAEAEVGGERGFFLKPLTYYNLTGQAVAPLARFYKIPPERILVVHDEMDLPLGRLRLKAGGSPAGNRGVASIAEALGTLAFHRLRVGIGKPPAKELGAAYVLSPFAPEELPLLERVLEAAKEAVLCWAERGLLPCADRFNGLDLRENR; encoded by the coding sequence ATGTTCTTGGTGGTGGGGCAGGGCAACCCGGGGGAGCGCTACGCCCATACCCGGCACAACGTGGGCTTCATGGTCTTGGACCGGCTGGGCCTATCCTTTCGCAAGAAGGGGGAGGCCCTTTTGGCCGAGGCGGAGGTGGGGGGAGAGCGGGGCTTTTTTCTGAAACCCCTCACCTACTACAACCTCACGGGCCAGGCGGTGGCCCCCTTGGCCCGCTTTTACAAAATCCCCCCAGAGCGCATCCTGGTGGTCCACGACGAGATGGACCTCCCGTTGGGCCGCCTGCGCCTAAAGGCGGGGGGAAGCCCCGCCGGGAACCGGGGGGTGGCCTCCATCGCCGAGGCCCTGGGCACCTTGGCCTTTCACCGCCTAAGGGTGGGCATCGGCAAGCCCCCCGCCAAGGAGCTAGGGGCGGCCTACGTGCTTTCCCCCTTCGCCCCCGAGGAGCTTCCCCTCTTGGAAAGGGTGCTGGAGGCGGCCAAGGAGGCGGTGCTCTGCTGGGCAGAGAGGGGGCTTCTCCCCTGCGCCGACCGCTTTAACGGCCTGGACCTGCGGGAAAACCGCTAA
- a CDS encoding ChbG/HpnK family deacetylase, with protein MDILERLGLKGRRVLLLHHDDLGLTHAQNAAFFALGLPTGSVMVPGAWASQVRGVDLGVHLTLTSEWAAPRLRPLTGGESLRDEAGYFPATLEDLWRRARAEEVERELRAQIEAAKRLFSPTHLDSHQGAVLRPDLAEIYLRLAEAHGLVPLVPDGLEGLGVPEAFLPELERLLAESPYPKVRFLDAYGAPPEERLGFYLNLAHLPPGLYYLVHHSALPTPEGRALPDWPSREADYFALAHPEVRRVLAEFHPLTWAAVREVL; from the coding sequence ATGGACATTTTGGAGCGGCTTGGCCTAAAGGGGCGGCGGGTTCTCCTCTTGCACCACGACGACCTGGGGCTAACCCACGCCCAGAACGCCGCCTTTTTCGCCCTAGGCCTGCCCACGGGGAGCGTGATGGTTCCGGGGGCCTGGGCCTCCCAGGTGCGGGGGGTGGACCTAGGGGTCCACCTCACCCTCACCAGCGAGTGGGCGGCACCCCGCCTCCGCCCCCTGACGGGGGGGGAGAGCCTTAGGGACGAGGCGGGCTACTTTCCGGCCACCCTCGAGGACCTCTGGCGGCGGGCCCGGGCGGAGGAGGTGGAAAGGGAGCTTCGGGCGCAGATTGAAGCGGCCAAGAGGCTCTTTTCCCCCACCCACCTGGACAGCCACCAAGGGGCGGTGCTCCGGCCCGACCTGGCGGAGATCTACCTGCGCCTGGCCGAGGCGCATGGCCTGGTGCCCTTGGTGCCGGATGGCCTCGAGGGCCTTGGGGTACCTGAGGCTTTTCTCCCCGAGCTGGAGCGGCTTTTGGCGGAATCCCCCTACCCCAAGGTGCGCTTCCTGGACGCCTACGGCGCCCCCCCCGAGGAGCGCCTTGGTTTTTACCTGAACCTGGCCCACCTGCCTCCTGGGCTTTACTACCTGGTGCACCACAGCGCCCTTCCCACCCCCGAAGGCCGGGCCCTTCCCGACTGGCCTAGCCGGGAGGCGGACTACTTCGCCCTCGCCCACCCCGAGGTGCGGCGGGTCCTGGCGGAGTTTCATCCCCTTACCTGGGCGGCGGTGCGGGAGGTCTTATGA
- a CDS encoding MFS transporter, translating into MKPWRYAAGQLGLTLVSESFGTYLAFFYLERLGLSAAFYALARGVYALWDAINDPLFGHLSDRTKTPWGRRRPWLWVGVPLFLLAYLLVFWVPGWAKSPGVLPYYFAFAIFLYETLATVVWTNYGALFPEVFRGLGERAQAAAWKRGTELFGLIFGIALAPLVYAQVGFGGMALLFALLAALAFTLFLRGVEEDPRAGSPLGLWASFRLVLGNRAFWVAALVGLLFEFGRTVIQTGMAFYAKHSLGLPEAATSLLFAAVFLVALPSVFLWGLLARRLGGKRAWRLAHLVMGLAALFLFLPQGLGSALLVGALVGVGFAGVRVTGEVVMAKVIDLDAERTGTRREGAYYSLVGLLGRASGALVGLAFALLGPLFGYVSGENPGPNTGLAFRFLVSVIPGVAILLAYLLAALFPHEVRE; encoded by the coding sequence ATGAAGCCTTGGCGCTATGCGGCGGGGCAGCTCGGCCTTACCCTGGTTTCCGAGAGCTTCGGCACCTATTTGGCCTTCTTTTACCTGGAGCGGCTTGGGCTTTCCGCCGCCTTCTACGCCCTGGCCCGGGGGGTGTACGCCCTTTGGGATGCCATCAACGACCCCCTCTTTGGCCACCTTTCCGACCGGACCAAGACCCCCTGGGGCCGGCGGCGTCCTTGGCTTTGGGTGGGCGTTCCCCTCTTCCTGTTGGCCTACCTCTTGGTCTTTTGGGTGCCGGGCTGGGCCAAAAGCCCCGGGGTGCTCCCCTACTACTTCGCCTTCGCCATCTTTCTCTACGAAACGCTGGCCACCGTGGTCTGGACCAACTACGGGGCGCTTTTCCCCGAGGTGTTTCGGGGCTTGGGCGAGCGGGCCCAGGCCGCCGCCTGGAAGCGGGGGACGGAGCTTTTCGGCCTCATTTTCGGCATCGCCCTCGCCCCCTTGGTCTACGCCCAAGTGGGCTTTGGCGGCATGGCCCTCCTCTTCGCCCTCCTGGCGGCGCTGGCCTTTACCCTTTTCCTGAGGGGCGTGGAGGAAGACCCTAGGGCGGGGAGTCCCCTTGGGCTTTGGGCCTCCTTCCGCCTGGTTTTGGGGAACCGGGCTTTCTGGGTGGCGGCCTTGGTGGGCCTCCTCTTTGAGTTCGGGCGCACGGTGATCCAGACGGGGATGGCCTTTTACGCCAAGCACAGCCTGGGTCTGCCCGAGGCGGCCACCAGCCTCCTCTTCGCCGCCGTCTTCCTGGTGGCCTTGCCCTCCGTCTTCCTTTGGGGCTTACTGGCCAGGCGGCTAGGGGGGAAGCGGGCCTGGCGGCTTGCCCACTTGGTCATGGGGTTGGCCGCCCTGTTCCTTTTCCTGCCCCAGGGACTAGGGTCGGCCCTCCTGGTGGGGGCCCTGGTGGGGGTGGGCTTCGCCGGGGTGCGGGTCACGGGGGAGGTGGTCATGGCCAAGGTGATTGACCTGGACGCCGAGCGCACCGGTACCCGGCGGGAAGGGGCCTACTACAGCCTGGTGGGCCTTCTGGGGCGGGCCTCGGGGGCCTTGGTGGGCCTGGCCTTCGCCCTCCTGGGCCCCCTTTTCGGCTACGTGAGCGGGGAGAACCCAGGGCCGAACACGGGCCTTGCCTTCCGGTTTTTGGTTTCCGTGATCCCCGGGGTGGCCATCCTCCTCGCCTACCTGCTCGCCGCCCTTTTTCCCCACGAGGTGCGGGAATGA